The Seriola aureovittata isolate HTS-2021-v1 ecotype China chromosome 2, ASM2101889v1, whole genome shotgun sequence genome has a segment encoding these proteins:
- the amigo3 gene encoding amphoterin-induced protein 3, with product MLYVVGNAGFLQGVVAPLFIAASQSWWSIVVLLVCLQLPQLSPVQATICQSQGSSQAGRCLCASDILSCTALGLEQVPREMPVSAVTLDLSHNQIDQLKGGAFEGLSRLETLRLAHNQLTTIHEGAFQNTSGALLRHLDLSSNQLRVLEQHYFQELSGLEELLLFNNRIVQVESRALAGLGSLRKAYLSHNRLTHFPFFSIQEHSHPHLIMLDLSSNRLLKLPLEDILNLPIPVQRGLYLHNNSLECECSMYGLFRRWEQRGYDSVKHFRQEHTCRVYGIQKGTVRFFQHGRYFEKCNLTAMNLPLREQESSVSVSVGKALLLHCVTTLTGRSVTFLWVSPNLEYVAPPGNNGSFKMFTNGSLEIVAARAEDSGVYWCMALDQQQQRNETREVNVTVVLHHESEPHESFNTGFTTLLGCVVSLVLVLMYLYLTPCRCPPCPKALTPATPSVGNEAGVGSAQSSILTPTPPATTEGPGRKVSTNKHVVFLEPIREQQNGRLRAGPGTGAVQGHLGPSLLLGPEQHPKLHSQSQQRAGETDSIMSVFSDTPIMLP from the coding sequence ATGTTGTATGTTGTTGGTAACGCCGGTTTTCTGCAGGGTGTGGTGGCACCACTTTTTATAGCAGCATCACAGTCATGGTGGTCTATTGTTGTGCTGTTAGTTTGTCTGCAGCTCCCACAGCTGAGCCCCGTCCAGGCCACCATCTGCCAGTCCCAGGGTTCGTCCCAGGCAGGCAGATGCCTCTGTGCCTCTGACATCCTCAGCTGCACCGCCCTGGGTCTGGAGCAGGTCCCCAGAGAAATGcctgtctctgctgtcactcTGGATCTCAGCCACAACCAGATCGATCAGCTGAAGGGGGGCGCCTTTGAAGGACTTTCTAGATTGGAGACATTACGCTTAGCTCACAACCAACTGACGACTATTCACGAGGGGGCATTTCAAAACACCTCTGGAGCACTGCTCCGACACCTGGATCTGTCGTCCAATCAGCTTCGTGTTTTGGAGCAGCACTATTTCCAAGAGTTGTCTGGACTGGAggaactgctgctgtttaacaACCGTATCGTCCAGGTGGAGAGCAGAGCTCTGGCTGGACTGGGAAGCCTCCGTAAGGCCTACCTCAGTCATAACCGTCTCACTCACTTCCCCTTCTTCTCCATCCAAGAGCACAGCCACCCTCATCTGATCATGCTGGACCTGTCCTCAAACCGCCTGCTCAAACTACCCCTGGAGGATATATTAAACTTACCCATTCCAGTCCAGAGAGGACTCTACCTTCACAACAACTCCCTGGAGTGCGAGTGCTCGATGTACGGACTGTTCAGGCGCTGGGAACAGAGGGGATACGACTCAGTGAAACACTTCAGACAAGAGCACACCTGTCGGGTCTATGGGATACAGAAAGGCACCGTGCGCTTCTTCCAGCATGGCCGCTACTTTGAAAAATGCAACCTGACTGCGATGAATCTGCCACtcagagagcaggagagcagCGTTTCAGTGAGTGTGGGGAAGGCgttgctgctgcactgtgtgACCACTCTCACCGGCCGGAGTGTGACCTTTCTCTGGGTGTCACCAAATCTGGAGTACGTGGCACCGCCGGGGAACAACGGCTCGTTTAAGATGTTCACCAACGGGAGCTTGGAGATCGTGGCGGCGCGTGCGGAGGATTCCGGTGTCTACTGGTGTATGGCCctggaccagcagcagcagcgtaaTGAAACCCGGGAGGTCAACGTGACGGTGGTGCTGCACCACGAGAGCGAGCCTCACGAGTCCTTCAACACCGGATTCACCACCCTGCTGGGCTGTGTGGTGAGCCTGGTGCTGGTGCTCATGTACCTGTACCTGACGCCCTGCCGCTGCCCTCCCTGTCCGAAGGCCCTGACCCCGGCCACCCCAAGCGTGGGGAATGAGGCCGGGGTGGGGAGCGCCCAGTCCTCCATCCTCACCCCCACTCCGCCGGCGACCACCGAGGGCCCGGGGCGCAAGGTCAGTACCAACAAGCATGTGGTCTTTCtggagccaatcagagagcagcagaatGGCAGACTCAGGGCGGGGCCGGGAACTGGGGCGGTGCAAGGACACCTGGGGCCAAGTTTACTGCTAGGGCCAGAACAGCACCCAAAGCTCCACAGCCAGTCGCAGCAGAGGGCGGGGGAGACAGACTCCATCATGTCCGTGTTCTCAGACACACCCATCATGTTGCCATAG